One Halichondria panicea chromosome 3, odHalPani1.1, whole genome shotgun sequence genomic region harbors:
- the LOC135333607 gene encoding uncharacterized protein LOC135333607, giving the protein MDKYWKLLSLAYVTEESDDPDNPNGIIKHKLDWRSERLSTFMSTLDSRIAKKQPTSPGLVAKKVRKLGEPSNTTPPDDAPKWAVNSDVIQSTSRNKENVSPDDNAQARDQAV; this is encoded by the exons ATGGATAAGTATTGGAAATTGCTCAGTCTGGCTTATGTCACGGAAGAGAGTGACGATCCAGACAACCCCAATGGTATCATTAAACACAAACTTGACTGGCGTTCTGAGA GACTTTCCACTTTCATGAGCACCCTAGACTCACGCATTGCCAAGAAGCAACCTACATCTCCAGGGTTAGTGGCTAAAAAAGTACGGAAGCTGGGTGAACCTTCCAATACTACACCACCGGATGATGCTCCTAAATGGGCTGTCAACAGCGATGTTATTCAGA GTACATCACGCAACAAAGAGAACGTCTCGCCAGATG ATAATGCTCAAGCTCGCGATCAAGCTGTCTAG